A stretch of Phragmites australis chromosome 12, lpPhrAust1.1, whole genome shotgun sequence DNA encodes these proteins:
- the LOC133886554 gene encoding secreted RxLR effector protein 161-like, which translates to MEERLKLSRDSTSSPVDAAEYWRLIGSLRYLVNTWPELAFSVGFVSRFMEQPTSEHMTAVKRILRYIAGTSSFSFHYKKRTGKAKARLIGYSDSDHVGDVDTRKGTSGILFFLGKSLVSWQSLKQRIVALSSCEAEYIAATTATSQGVWLARLLGELKGREADTTELGMDNKSALALSKNPVFHERSKHIQTRYHYIRECVENGSICASFVSTKDQLADILTKALGRVRFQELRTRIGMVQINVKP; encoded by the coding sequence ATGGAAGAGAGGCTCAAACTGAGCCGTGACAGCACGTCTTCTCCTGTCGACGCGGCTGAGTACTGGAGACTCATCGGCAGCCTCCGCTACCTCGTCAATACATGGCCGGAACTGGCTTTCTCAGTCGGGTTCGTGAGCCGCTTTATGGAGCAGCCTACCTCCGAGCATATGACGGCCGTGAAGCGCATCCTCCGTTATATTGCGGGAACAAGTTCTTTCAGCTTCCACTACAAGAAGAGAACAGGGAAAGCGAAAGCTCGGTTGATCGGCTACAGCGATAGCGATCACGTCGGCGACGTCGACACACGCAAGGGCACTTCTGGCATCCTCTTCTTTCTCGGCAAGAGCCTGGTCAGTTGGCAGTCACTCAAGCAACGCATTGTGGCGCTGAGCTCTTGTGAAGCAGAGTACATTGCTGCTACGACGGCAACCAGTCAAGGCGTTTGGCTGGCTCGATTGCTTGGAGAGCTCAAAGGAAGGGAAGCTGACACCACGGAACTAGGGATGGACAACAAGTCCGCCTTGGCGCTGAGTAAGAACCCCGTTTTCCATGAAAGAAGCAAGCACATTCAGACTCGCTACCACTACATCAGAGAGTGTGTGGAGAACGGGAGCATTTGTGCTAGTTTTGTCAGCACAAAAGATCAGCTCGCGGACATCTTGACAAAGGCTTTAGGACGAGTCAGATTCCAAGAGCTACGTACGAGGATTGGCATGGTCCAAATCAATGTCAAGCCTTAG